One Fusobacterium sp. IOR10 DNA segment encodes these proteins:
- a CDS encoding DUF1848 domain-containing protein, protein MIVSVSRRTDIPAFYSDWFFNRLHEGFVDVPNPFNNKQISRIHLSPNTVDCFVFWTKDASPMLNRLDELKGYNYYFQYTITPYGKDVEPGILNKKKVLDTFKELSKAIGKNKVILRYDPIFFNKKYTFNYHVRAFENLCKKLQGYTEKCVISFIDLYKKTERNTRNLHITKLEDKDVENISLEFSKIGERYGIVIETCSEKYSLEKYGINHGKCIDDKLISQILGFEIDIEKDPNQREECGCVKSIDIGEYNTCNHHCLYCYANFNYEQVQKKSKLHNPLSSLLTGELEDDMKITVREMPKLKQLIEKIKQHSLF, encoded by the coding sequence ATGATTGTTAGTGTTAGTAGAAGAACAGATATACCTGCATTTTATAGTGACTGGTTTTTTAATAGATTACATGAGGGTTTTGTTGATGTTCCTAATCCATTTAACAACAAACAAATTAGTAGGATACACTTATCTCCTAATACTGTTGATTGTTTTGTGTTTTGGACTAAGGATGCATCTCCCATGTTAAATAGATTAGATGAACTAAAGGGGTATAACTATTATTTTCAGTATACTATCACCCCTTATGGGAAGGATGTTGAACCTGGAATCTTAAATAAAAAGAAAGTGCTTGATACCTTTAAAGAATTATCTAAAGCAATTGGAAAAAACAAGGTTATCTTAAGATACGATCCTATATTTTTTAATAAAAAATACACTTTTAACTATCATGTTAGGGCCTTTGAAAATCTTTGTAAAAAACTACAAGGTTACACTGAAAAATGTGTAATTAGTTTCATTGATCTCTACAAAAAAACTGAAAGAAACACTAGAAATTTACATATAACAAAGTTAGAAGATAAGGATGTTGAAAATATTTCCCTGGAATTTTCTAAAATAGGCGAAAGGTATGGAATAGTTATTGAAACTTGTTCTGAAAAATATAGTTTAGAAAAATATGGAATTAATCATGGGAAATGTATTGATGACAAGCTAATTTCTCAAATTTTAGGATTTGAAATAGATATAGAAAAGGATCCTAATCAAAGGGAAGAATGTGGATGTGTTAAAAGTATTGACATTGGAGAATACAACACATGCAATCATCACTGTCTCTACTGTTATGCTAATTTTAATTATGAACAAGTTCAAAAGAAATCTAAACTTCATAATCCTCTCTCTTCCCTTTTAACTGGTGAGCTAGAAGATGATATGAAGATAACTGTGAGGGAAATGCCTAAATTAAAGCAGTTAATAGAAAAGATAAAACAGCACTCTCTATTTTAA
- a CDS encoding RIO1 family regulatory kinase/ATPase: MLEKDLKREKLNVLKVLEEKYGRVSENKIEILNCGRIGNATVFRYRDFQKDLTIKDFSESPWLIKNTFGKLFIKNEVSKMLKLRDNKSVPGGVKRISPYAFAFNYIEGKPLKGIHGKVLDKEFFITLEKNVKRMQDKNIVHLDLRNLGNIIMGKDGYPYIIDFQSAISVKSLPKSLRKILLDSDLSGVCKAWDKKCREELDEGRRKFLEKFNKIRKLWILKGYPLQKLMRKIKNSTLLK; this comes from the coding sequence ATGTTAGAAAAGGATTTAAAAAGAGAGAAGTTAAATGTATTAAAAGTGTTAGAAGAAAAGTATGGTAGAGTTTCAGAAAATAAAATTGAAATTTTAAATTGTGGAAGAATAGGAAATGCCACAGTGTTTAGATATAGAGATTTTCAAAAGGATTTAACTATAAAGGATTTTTCAGAGTCCCCATGGTTAATAAAAAATACTTTTGGGAAATTATTTATAAAAAATGAAGTTAGTAAAATGCTTAAACTAAGGGATAATAAATCAGTTCCAGGGGGAGTAAAAAGAATATCTCCCTATGCCTTTGCCTTTAACTACATAGAAGGAAAGCCACTTAAGGGAATACATGGAAAGGTGTTAGACAAGGAATTTTTTATAACCTTAGAAAAAAATGTAAAAAGAATGCAAGATAAAAATATAGTACATTTGGATTTGAGAAATTTAGGGAATATTATTATGGGAAAGGATGGTTACCCATATATAATAGATTTCCAGTCAGCAATTAGTGTAAAATCCCTACCTAAATCTTTAAGAAAAATATTGTTAGATTCAGATCTATCAGGTGTATGTAAGGCTTGGGACAAGAAATGCAGGGAAGAATTAGATGAGGGAAGAAGAAAATTCCTAGAAAAATTTAATAAAATAAGAAAATTATGGATATTAAAGGGCTACCCTTTACAAAAACTTATGAGAAAAATAAAAAACAGTACTCTCTTAAAATAG
- a CDS encoding DeoR/GlpR family DNA-binding transcription regulator: MLAVERYNLILKLIEEKQNIKVGEIVTKLKISEATARRDLSFLEDKGKIKRIHGGAVLVETKEEDIAYKKLVFNKEKDIIAKKSVKFLQEGDTIFLDAGTTTFSLIKYLKNIKNIKIVTNGYSHINELASINKEVYLLGGKLKKKTGALVGASAMNALKYYNFDVVFIGANGVNSEGYSTPDEEEVLVKSEAIRRGKKVFFLCDHTKFKKKSFFNFASLNDGTLISDCEIPKNIKNALDNLKK, encoded by the coding sequence ATGTTAGCAGTTGAAAGGTATAATCTTATTTTGAAACTTATAGAGGAAAAACAAAACATAAAAGTTGGCGAAATAGTCACTAAGCTTAAAATATCTGAAGCTACTGCTAGAAGAGACCTAAGTTTTCTAGAAGACAAGGGGAAAATCAAAAGAATCCATGGGGGAGCAGTTTTAGTTGAAACTAAAGAGGAAGATATTGCATATAAAAAATTAGTCTTTAATAAAGAAAAAGATATAATTGCTAAAAAATCAGTCAAATTCCTTCAAGAAGGGGATACAATCTTTTTAGATGCAGGTACAACTACCTTTTCTTTAATTAAATATTTGAAAAACATTAAGAATATTAAAATAGTTACAAATGGATATTCCCATATAAATGAACTTGCTTCTATTAATAAGGAAGTTTATCTTCTTGGGGGAAAGCTTAAGAAAAAAACAGGTGCTCTAGTTGGAGCCTCTGCAATGAACGCCCTTAAATATTATAACTTTGATGTTGTATTCATAGGGGCAAATGGTGTTAATAGTGAAGGTTATTCAACTCCTGACGAAGAGGAAGTACTAGTTAAATCAGAGGCTATTAGAAGGGGAAAAAAAGTATTCTTCCTCTGTGATCACACTAAATTTAAAAAGAAAAGTTTTTTCAATTTTGCCTCTTTAAATGATGGAACACTAATTTCTGATTGTGAAATACCAAAAAACATAAAAAATGCATTGGATAATTTGAAAAAATAA